The following coding sequences lie in one Candidatus Eremiobacterota bacterium genomic window:
- a CDS encoding TPM domain-containing protein gives MTLRVLTILALFVSCGTLAAAAADFKIPPTPDHYVTDNAGALSGGARGSLESELQSYERSTGDQIIVWIDETTGDVPLETWTGEAADQWKIGRRGHDDGAVLFLFMHDRKARIEVGYGLESALTDADAHRIVENVIVPRMRGGDVDGAVKSGVAAMLTTITPSYAGVSPPPATAESAGDVDVAFIVIFVLIVIVIPIVIQVIVMRRFGHLITSRGIGTGAFLGGLSSFGGGGGGFGGGGGGFGGGGFGGGGFSAGGGGFGGGGASGGW, from the coding sequence GTTTTGACGATCCTGGCGCTTTTTGTATCATGCGGAACGCTTGCAGCGGCAGCTGCGGATTTCAAGATTCCTCCGACGCCGGACCACTACGTTACCGATAACGCGGGCGCGCTCTCGGGGGGCGCGCGCGGCTCGCTGGAAAGCGAACTACAAAGCTACGAACGCTCGACCGGGGACCAAATCATCGTCTGGATCGACGAAACCACGGGCGACGTGCCGTTGGAGACGTGGACCGGTGAGGCGGCCGACCAGTGGAAAATCGGCAGGCGCGGTCATGACGACGGGGCGGTTCTCTTTTTGTTCATGCACGATCGCAAAGCGCGGATTGAGGTCGGATACGGTCTCGAAAGCGCCCTGACCGATGCCGACGCGCACCGCATCGTCGAGAACGTCATCGTGCCGCGAATGCGCGGGGGCGATGTGGACGGTGCGGTCAAGAGCGGCGTCGCCGCAATGTTGACCACCATTACGCCGTCGTACGCAGGCGTCTCGCCGCCGCCGGCCACTGCGGAAAGCGCCGGCGATGTTGACGTTGCATTCATCGTCATTTTCGTCCTCATTGTGATTGTTATCCCGATCGTGATCCAAGTGATCGTGATGCGTCGGTTTGGTCATTTGATCACCTCCCGGGGCATTGGCACGGGGGCCTTTCTTGGAGGGCTTTCCTCGTTTGGCGGTGGCGGAGGTGGCTTCGGCGGTGGCGGAGGTGGCTTCGGCGGTGGCGGCTTCGGCGGCGGCGGTTTTTCTGCCGGCGGAGGAGGCTTCGGAGGTGGCGGAGCCTCGGGCGGCTGGTAA